The window ACGAGCTGCTGTGGTTCCTACGCGGCGAATCGAACGTGGCGTCCTTACAGGCCAGTCGCGTGAGCATCTGGGACGAGTGGGCCGATGAACGCGGCGAGCTGGGGCCGGTGTACGGCGTCCAATGGAGAAGCTGGCCGACCCCAGACGGCGGCCATATTGACCAAATCGCCCAGGTCATCCAGCAGATCAAGACCAACCCAGATTCCCGCCGCCTCATCGTCTCGGCCTGGAACGTGGCGCAGATTGACGAGATGGCCCTGCCCCCCTGCCACCTGCTGTTTCAGTTTTATGTGGCCGAGGGTCGCCTGAGCTGCCAGTTGTATCAGCGCTCCGCAGATACTTTTTTAGGGTTGCCCTTTAACATTGCCTCTTACGCCCTCCTCACCCTGATGGTCGCGCAGGTCTGCGGACTCCAACCCGGCGAATTTATCTGGACAGGCGGCGACGTGCACCTGTACAGCAACCATCTGGAGCAGGCCAGGCTGCAACTGTCGCGCGACCCCCGGCCCCTCCCGACCATGCACCTGAACCCGGAGGTCACAGACATTTTTGACTTCAGGTACGAGGATTTCCGCCTCTCGGGCTACGAGCC of the Deinococcus betulae genome contains:
- a CDS encoding thymidylate synthase is translated as MQSYLDLMRHVLEFGVTKTDRTGTGTRSIFGAQLRFDLQAGFPLVTTKKVHLKSVIHELLWFLRGESNVASLQASRVSIWDEWADERGELGPVYGVQWRSWPTPDGGHIDQIAQVIQQIKTNPDSRRLIVSAWNVAQIDEMALPPCHLLFQFYVAEGRLSCQLYQRSADTFLGLPFNIASYALLTLMVAQVCGLQPGEFIWTGGDVHLYSNHLEQARLQLSRDPRPLPTMHLNPEVTDIFDFRYEDFRLSGYEPHPAIKAPVAI